Proteins from a single region of Rhinolophus sinicus isolate RSC01 linkage group LG13, ASM3656204v1, whole genome shotgun sequence:
- the DEFB116 gene encoding beta-defensin 116 translates to MSVMKAYLMIISILLILVHKTPGGLFRSYYGKSQEPWNPCQFYHGMCRNACRKYESQYLTCPHGQKCCLKFSVKIDSSNHGKEDSNSDFNLSVTNT, encoded by the exons ATGTCAGTCATGAAGGCCTATTTAATGATTATTTCCATCCTTCTGATCCTGGTTCATAAGACTCCAG GTGGCCTGTTCAGATCCTACTATGGCAAGAGCCAGGAACCTTGGAATCCATGCCAGTTTTACCATGGCATGTGCAGAAACGCCTGCAGAAAATATGAAAGTCAATACTTAACCTGCCCCCATGGTCAAAAGTGCTGCCttaaattttctgtgaaaatagACAGTTCTAACCACGGGAAGGAGGATTCCAACTCTGACTTCAACTTGTCAGTTACAAACACTTAA